From the Onychostoma macrolepis isolate SWU-2019 chromosome 13, ASM1243209v1, whole genome shotgun sequence genome, the window TAGTCagtatcacacgaagagtgccagTTTTCACCTCTACAAATCAGTATGGTTACAAAGGTGATActgattttatgcaacagttaaataaacaagaagttaatattaagagacttgcgttttagacaccatattgcctgtttttgctctatttcgccaacaaaaataatttcaaacagcCACAGCGCtattttgcgtctctgagcaacatagCAGtgtgttcctgaatgaatcaactgtttaaatgattcggttcaatcacAATGAATCACTTattgacttgctgccacctactggcggttttaatttcacatttaaagtagcttttcatttttaaagtttctaaatatcagttttcaatgttttatgtttaaaataacaaaaaatttttcatgcatttgtaactgcaggttaaatgcatttatgtccctctgagctgaATTAAATAGTATGTAAATAGACCTACATCTGAATGCCTCTTCAGATGCAGTTTCTGAGTTTCCTCTGCAttccaaagatgaattttgttgatatgATCATTGGTTTGGTAACagccaaatgtcttattattctaattgactgattaaatgtaagaatttgactcaaaagatgatgcacacttttagaaaaaaaaaaggctttataaaggtaaaaattcccataaaatgtaaaaatcaatttaaacttattggaaaagattaatttctatcactgctgtgaactgaccagcacacagaatatgaaggatatcaaaaacaagttttacacacacacacacacacacacacacaccagatttttgtatttttattttaatttattttctatttttgttttatttatttatttattgatatatttgtatttgcattttgaatgtaatttggCAATTAAATGGGTTTAGTTTTCATGGTAATTAATgtataaaaatttacatttttctaaaaaggaaacaaattagttgtttattttaagagacctatcttattttctcttgtgttAGGTTTCTACCTAATAAGACATATGACAAGTGTCAGTTCTAGGAATAAAAGGACAAAATCTGTGAATGTTgtgatttttacataaatacatcTTATAATGCATTACCATAGCCTGTTCGTGGACAAAATGTTAGttctaaaattattttgataaaacCCATCTTCTTAGATTTATTTTACAGCTTGATTAGTAATTGAATCTTCCTGTTAATGAGTCCAGATGTTATGAGGCTCATATTCATGGgtatttatttgtgtatgtgtgtgtatagttGTGAGCAGGGGAGCTTGGGTGAAATGAAGAATGAGGCTGTGGCACTGGGTGGCACTGCCAACCCTCTGCTGGCAGGCCTAGAGCACTACATGGAGGCCAGTCCACCAGTAGTGGGCCTCATGAAGAGGTAACAGAGGAATGATTAAAATGGAGACAGAGAGATACCAGTCTGTTACGGCATAAGAGACAGACATTGGTAACTCGGCCAAAGtgtattcatattttcatatgtaatatattttggtGAGATCTCTCTTGCTCCATTTTGTGTTTTGGGTGCGATTTATTGTGTGCTGTGTAAATGGAGTTCCCTTCAgtaagaacaaaacatttttacatttcgaTATATGTTGAATTTTAGTGGCATTTAAGTTATGCAGTATACACACAAAGATGTaaaaaggaaaatgagaaaaacagtgTAAACAAATCATGatgtgtattttatgtatttggaTTATAAAAAATGATCAGTACCAAACTGCaactttgagagagaaaaaaattaagttgcAAACATAGCTTCATACAGCCAAAATATCTTAAGAAACATAAACATATCTACAGTACCTACCCtagtgaaaatattttttttttcactttttaattgctttttaatggtaaacacaaaatgtaatttttaaaaaatacataaacattttatttacatacttGAATACATTATCTGTCATGTTAAATATTTAGGATCAAAATGTTTTCACAACCTTTTCacaactggaaaaaaaattacacgCTTGTGCTTGCTGGGTTAGTGGTCTGTTGAACACGTTTGGCTTTAAAGCTGGTTGAGTTGGTTTGCTGTGAACTAAACCTGCGTTGTTTTTGGTTGTGCTTTGATCGGGCAGCTGACATGACTTTTTAACACGCATGAGGTGAAAGTGTATGGTTTACCACACTAGATCGATGTACAGCGTGAGAAGCGTCCTCCTTAACAGGAAGCCATGTTTGAGTGTGGCGTGTGTATATTTGCGGTCGTAGTGTGTGTACGTTCAGTTTTTTTCCTGTTGAGAGAGTTATCAACACATTATTACATCTGGTTGCAATTGCATAGACTTGTGTGGACACAGACAGATGAGATCTACATTCATACGTGACATACTTGACATGTTTTAAGGGTGTACTTCATGTTAGTTTCTCTCAGCTAAATACAGCTAAATCCTGTCAGAGTCAGCTGTTTTTAtactatttatgtttttattaatatttatgtattcttTTCAGATTGTGGTTTTTCGATAGAAGGGCAATAGAAGTGCTCAGGGAAGGGCAGAGGATTGTGGGTATTGAAATTCTGCCTGACAGTGCAGTAGGGAGTGGCTGcagttctgtaattcattcagaCATACAGTATGCCAAAAGGCCTCAAGTAAGTTTTAGCACATACAAGCATAATTGCTGTAACTTAAACTGCAGTACAGCTGTCTGACTTTCCAGTTATGCCAGAGAAGGGTTATAAACGTTTTTCTTGCCTCCTCTGAATGGGAGTGGCAGCTTCCAGTCATAATCATttactgaaaaaagaaaaaggctgCATGGTTGAGCCTGTTGTCATCTATATCAGCAAGTTGGCAGATCACATGAGTGCTGTGGTCCAATCAGAGAGAAACCCATGAGGATCTGCTTTCTCATTTGTTTCCATTTGAGGTGTAGGTGATTGAtagattttttgtttaaaatgacagGCAAAAATTTGTTAGCTAAGCTGTCTCTGTTCTGTTAATACCCCTGGAGGCACAGAAAGAAGCACACTAAGGTGAGACAGGCAGTGTGGGGGAAGCATGGTTGTCATATTAGATCAGCTGTAGCTACTTTATTGGGTTGTTAGTCACTGACTGTGTTTCAGCTCTTGAAACGTGATATGCAGAGTCACAGTGATTCACCAGGTTCTATATCGTCTGCAGTAATAAGGTTGTTAGAACATTTAGCAGGTTTTTTTGGCTGGTGCTGTTCTGTCATACATGTATGTAGTCAGTAACACCGGGTCTGTAATGGATGCTAAAAGCATTGAAGCATTAACCTTGCTCTAAAACAGCATGTGATAAGTCCATAAGACTTCAGGCTGTGTCTTTTATGAAGGCTTTTACTTGGCAAACACTCATTTCacctttttaaatttacaaaaagatTTTAGCATCTTGATTTTAATCTCaatgaaaatttgatttaaaaatttgaaatactACTCATAAATTTGAAATGAGGAAATGAAGTGGTACCCAAtgggtaagtaaataaataaataaataaataaatcatggcACTGTGTATagtaaaaccttttttttttttttacacagaagaaaaatattatttagtttcttatttaattACATCCTTGAAACAAAGTAAAATCACTTGAGAAGCAGAAttgaatataatgaaaatacTCATTTTCATTGAATATATCTTGAATAAAGTTTATTAATTCGCTAAATTAATTCACTAAAATTTGTTagatatgtttaaaataaaaaatgtcactGAGGTAAGAAAAATCTTAATTCTAGATatattcttgaaaaaaaaaaaagaataatgattattattttttgcagtgtgtgtgtgtgtgtggtttttgaattttacacatttaaagtGCTTAGTTGTGCCTATGCATGAGCTCTCATCCTGTCTCTGGCATGAGGTGGAGTGGAGTGCTTTGGCTTGGTGTGGAATGAACAACTGATTGTTTCTCAGAGCAGTTTTATTCTAATGTATCTTTTTTGGTGAACGCTGATAGCTGTGATGGTGACGAAGTTTCTGCTGAGACCGCATCACTGGCCCAAGCCCACTTGTCTAGCGAATCTCAGCAACATGTTCCATCCCTCAGTCCTTTGGCTGCCCAGATGGATTATGAACTCCAGGAAGCTTTAAGGGAATGTGAAGATGAAATGGCTGCTCTTGGCATATCCTCCCATGCAGACACATGGACTGCAGGTGATCTGGACAGGTTTTATTCTGTAAGTGATGATAAAAATCAAACCGAGAAAGCTGAAGTCGAAAAGGATTTTGGTTCATCTTCACATAAACCTGCCGAATTTCATGAAGGTTGCCATGGAAATGAAGGAGCGCACACAAATGACTCCACAGCGGGTGAAGAGGGGGTGTTTAGCTTCAGAGATTATCTTCTAGGAAGAAAGCAAAGTAATACATGTGCAGCTGGAGCTGAGGATGTCAAAAACATTGAGGATATAACAGAAAACCACACTGAAGAAGCAAGCCAGCTGTCAAAGGCAGAACAGCAAAAAAAGTCAGAGATAGAGACAAAAATAGACACAGCTGAGAACATAGCTGGTCAACAAAAGACACATACCATATGGACAGGTACACAAACAACATCAGAGATTGATGCGGAAAAGGAAACACTTACCCAGGATCAATCAATACAAGACATCTGCTCTTTGAAAAACACCCTGGAGGGTGAGAGTTCACAAGATGAAGACGGAATAAATGTTATAGCAACCCAGAGAGAAACAGGAATAATTCAAGAGACAAATCCTTCGAATGAAGAAGTCAGAAGTTCTGAAAAAGCTGCACAGATGATTCAGAACTCggatgaaataaaaatagagaCACACAGTCAGTTAATTAGTGATTTACTGGCATGCCCATCCACACAAACGGCTAAACATTCTGGTCACACGTTGCATTTAGAAGCTAAAATAAGCATACAGCCAAACATACAGAAACAGGTGGAGTCAGGGACACATCAGCAGATAAGTGGACCGAtagaaacaaacacaaaagtaGGATCAAGCCTTGACCATCAAAGACAGGAATTAGGACTCCCAGAACAGCTGAGTCCTGAGGGTAAACAATTGATCTGCTCCCCACCTCCAGAACGCGAAGCTCATCTTTCCCTGGCTGAGGCTCCACCTGCATTGTTACTGGACTCTCCAGAGGGGCCTGAGCAAAATGATAACCAGAATCAGACAGATGGACCCTGCAAATCAATATCAGAAGGTGAAACCATACACCACAACCACTGTACAACAGGGGAAGTcaaacatgagaaaaatgtgtCTGCTGTTGTGATTGATTTCTGCCAAGCTACAACAGCCCCTGAACATGAGCCCATAGGGAGATGTGACTTAGAGACATATCCACTGGAGCAGGAGAATGGACCTCCTTTAGGCGGTGGAGCTGGCGCACTCGCACCACTGTGGGGGAATTCGCACGCTTTGAGCCGAGCCGGTgcagaagaggaggaggaggaagagagtGCCCTTGAATGGGCTTCAGCAGAGTCCACTGCCTCCACATTGCTACAAATAACACCCATGATGCCAGAAATGATAGAAAGCGAGGGAGAGAAGAAGAGAGGTGAAGCGTTCCAAAGTGCCGCAATAATATTACAAGCAGCAGAGAGAGAATCGGCAGTGCTGGAAGCGAATGAGTCTCCGAGCTCAGAGGAAACATTAAGTGAATTTATAGCTGAAAAGGGACAAGAATGCACCTCAGTAATTTTTCCAGACATTAAGTGCTCACCTGTTCAGAAAGAGGAGGCGACTGAGGAGAGCTGTGGCAACTCGACGGAGAGTGAGGGGAAAGGAGGGGGTCTACAGATCGCACTCTCCCCAGCCGGAGACAAGGATACAGGCACGGTCGGCACAGAGGACAAAGCTCTGGTCACCTATTCCTCTCCAGGCGTCCTTGGAACATGTGACTGGAAGGTGGAGACTTCCCGATCAAAGGAGAGAAAAGGAGAGAGCGAAGAGGAGGGGAAAAAGGCAAGCGAAGGCGGAGCACAGAACGCAGCACATGCTGGCAGGGTGTCACAGACAGAGGCAGCGACCGAGACGTGTCCATCCCATCGCATCACAGCATCACCAATGGCAACACAAGACCAGAGTGACCTCATCCATCCGGTCACAGCAGGCACAGCCCCATTTCCTCTGACCATCAACAGAATAAACGACTGCGACTCCATCAGCCCACCCCCTCCTCTTTCCCACATAAACTCTACAAAGACAGAAGCGCAGAGAGAGGAAGAAGCTAATCTGAATCGGAGCCCAATTGCATCAGGAGCAGACCTGCCAGGCAGTGATAGATCACTTCCACCAGCAGCTTCTTTAGAAAACGAATGTCTCTCTGAGCAAGCCAACGATCAACAGGTACAGTGCTCTTCACAGACTAGAACCGCAAGCTGTGACACATCCGTCAAGACAGAGACAcagcaacaaaaacaagaaataacTCCTACAAGTGAAGATACATCTCGATCAACTAAGCTTCAAATAAACATGAGGGATATCGCCGCAAGTTGTACCAAAATGGAAGGGTCTCCAAAAGGTATGCAGAGCTCTTTTGAGAACCAAAATGATACAACCCTGAAATGCCAAATGACTGAATGTGCTTCTCTGCCCCCATTGATGGTATTTGAAAGTCTACATCATCCAGTAAAAGAGGCTAGCTTCAACTTTAAAGGTTTTCTCAGCATCAGTAAACCAGCACTTCCTCCTCAGACAGAACTGACCACTGGCCAGAGAAATACTGACCTGGATGGAGCAGAAAATGAACCTACTGCCTCTGAAGAAGAaggtaaagaaaaaaatggaaagcagagagaaaatgtggaaattacatttaatgagTCAAAGGACTGCAGAGAAATGACCAGTACATCTCAAATGCAGGGTGCGACTACTGTAAAACTTGgagaaaatgttaatgtaaatataagtagCTGTGAAGACGACGGAAAAGTGACAGATGAAAATCCTGATGTCAGTAAGAGAAATCCTGTTTCATCACTGTCAGCTGCAGGTGAGACCACCTGTATTACTGAAGATAAAGATGTGGTTAATGAAACTCTGGAAGCAATTGAAGTAAGTAAAGAGAAGcaagaaaataaagaatatttgaATGCTACTCAGACCACTACAAATAATACCAATGAGTCAGCATCCACTGAGAAGAACAGCGTTTTATTACCGGATGTATCTCCACAAGGGGGTCGTAACAGCAGCCCTGCTGTGGATGGTGAGCAGGCTGATATGACTGTGTCTGAAGGAGTTGAACAAAGACATACAGAAATTCTTCTTGCCACCAAGAAAAAGCTGGATGAAGAGACTGATGAATCAAAGGGATGTGGGTTGCCTGAAGCAGGTGATATAGAACTAACATGTCCAGGTAATTCAGAGAATCTTGTGAATGACAGTCGAGAGCATGAGTCAAATCCAGAAAAATATACACGTGAAGTTGAGTCAAAGGTAAAAACCAGCTCCATGTCTCCAGCAGCAGCCCCATACATAGACAGCATGTGCCACTGCACTCAACCAGACAAGAAATCCAACACTGAGCAGCTTACTACAATCTCAGAGATGCAATTTCTGTCAAAAGCAGATAAGTGTGACGACATGCTGCCCTATCAGACTGAATCACAGTTCAGTAATGAAATGATGAAAAATGATGCAGCGGATGCTGGGGACAAAACTGTCCCTTCTCTTCCTGCAGCGGAGACTACAGTACCAGCACAAAGGGATCTTTCCTCAGCTACCACACAAAGCACTAACAGTGATGCCAGGGATGTGTCCGTCATTGTACTAAAGGCTCCAGGCCCAATGCTGAGTCACTGTGAGTCCGTTAATGACTGTGATATTGCTGTAGCAGGACCCGGGGAGGATTGCAGTGTgaactgtgtgtgtgattcTGACACAGAGATTGCAATAAATATTACAGACAAATCTAATCAACAACTGGATGTGAATGAAGAGATGTTAAGATCTCAAAATGCAGATGATCTGCTTTACTCTGTTGGTGTCTCCACACAGGAAATTGCAGCATCATCTGGGAACCATTTGCTTACAACTGACAGACCAGTACAGGCAGGTGATTCACCGCTAATGTTAAAGAACCCAGATATTGTTGTAAATGCAAAGATGAAACAGAATGACCGATATAAGGGTGTTGGAGAATTGGAGGTTGTTAGAAAAGAGAAGAGTGAAGGACATTTAAATTCTGTACATGATAATGATTTATGCAATGCCCCTACAAATGCTACTACAGAAAATGAGGTAATTAATAAAGACACGTCTGAAGAATTCAAGCATTTGAAGGGGGGAGAGGACAACAAGGAAACTAAAGAAAAATCCaatgcaaaaaatgaaactaGTGCCTCTCAGGAAGAAGGGAATGAACAAAAAAATGGAAAGCAGAGGAACAAAGGAACGAGGAAGGAACAAGTAGTAATGCATATTAAGGAGCAGAAGCATAATAGAGAAGAGACAAATTCCTGTGAAACATCCTGTGCTGATGAAATGCTTAATTCTCAACCTGCTTTGACAATGCAACCCAGTCCTAATGATGAAATCAAATGTGATTCACTCCTGATGCACTTGGAAGACAATCTCGTCGTTACACTTCTGACTGAGGAGCCTGTTCAACATGTATCTGacaatgtaaaaattaataaaagtgtATCAAAAGGATCGAGTCAGGTGAAGGGAGGAAAGCTAAACAGGGAGTTTGTGCAAGAAAATGAGgtacaaaatttaaaattcattGCAGAAAAGGACAgcaaaaaaagtacaaataccTCCCAAGAACAGAAAGAGACTGCTGCAAAAGAAAAAGCTGATCAAACACAAGGAGAAAATCAGACATTAATAAACCTCTTCGATCTatcaggagaaaaaaaactattagATGAAACCATTCCAAGAGGAAAATTGCAGTCTAGCCCTATGCCTGATCCTGGTTTATCCTCTGAAGGGATTATAGAAGAGGCTCTGGGTTGTAGAGGGGCACTAACTGACAAATCTCCTCCAGTCGTTGATCACACCCTGTCTACATTGGTGAATACTTCTCCTGAGAGAGACCACACACAAGATCCAAGGTGTTTGAGCCAGCCAGATTTGGCATTTTCACAATCCCAAGAGCTCCAGCTGCAACAGAAGTTTATGAGTGCCCCAGAAGAAATGTTAAGTGTGAGTAAAGGCAACGTTTTAGAAAATGCTGAGACCAATAGTCATGCAAATGCTGAGGCAAGTGAAAAGCAAGAGAAGGTGGTGATGCACTGTAGTGCAGAGGCTCCAAGATCCCTAAACAGCACATCAGAGAGTGCCATGACAGAGGGCTATGACAAAGATTTTGCCGAGTTCAATATATGTCCAGAGAATGAAAAGAAGACAATACAAACAATAGATCTAAATGGTGGGAAATTTCCTGTTTGTGgtgaaaataattcaaatgaaatcCAAACTCAGTCAGCTCCAAACATGTCTGTAACAGCATCGTCAGCTTCTGAAACTTTAGAAGTCAAACTGGTTATAGAGGCTACAGAGGCAAAAGAGCCTGCCATCTCAGCATCACAGGAAAGTGTGAGTAAACATGCAGATTGTATCAAATCACAGGTCAGTGCGGATGAACATGGGAATGTGTGGAACGAAATCCCTGACACCAAGAAAGGCTCAGAATTTCCTGTAAATCACTCAAGTGGGTTCTCTGTGATTCCCACCCTCTCACACCATGAAGCAGGGCTAAAAACAGAAGAGAAATGTTTAGACTCTGTTACCACTGGAAACACTGAGATCCGTTCTGATTCAATGAGTGATGTTGCACAGATGTTTACAGCAGAACCTTCCCAAATTCAGCAAGAGAAAGAATTCATTTTTCAGTCCTCCGATTGCCAGCTCTCCACCACCACATCCTCTGCTTCTGTACTCCAAAAAAGTATTAAAGAGGAAAAAGAGATAAGTGTGGATCAGGCCCCTACAGATGCACTAGAACCTAACACTCCTATTTCCACTCCCCATTCTGAGACAGCCGCCTGGAGGATGGAGCAGCTTAATAAGCATTTGTCAGAGCAATTCCCAGACGGTGCACAAAACACAGAGGAGCAGAACACACAGTGTTCTGAACAGCAGTTACAACATGTAAGAACTTGTTTGGACACTGAAAACACAACCAGTTCTATGAAAGAAGACACCATTTCAAATTATGTACAACAGCGAGAAGGAATTCAAGAAAAGTCAAGTAAACAGATGGCGCATGAAGAAAAGAACAAGGCCATTGCAAAGGATCACATAGAAATTTCCAAAGGGGCTGAACCTAAGTCTTCACAGTCTATAATCGAAGAAAGCATCTCCAAAGAAAACCAAAGCAAGTTGGAGGAGCAGTCTTTATTTTCCCCTGATGAAGCAATAGTCGATAATGTAGACCAGCAAATTGAAGAAGTTTCTAATGGATCACAGACAGAAATGAAAGAGGCTGTACCAATGTTATACCCTGAGACCTCTGTCTGCTTATTGACTGACCCCCAGGATTCCCTCCAGTCACCTCCTGCAGTCAATCAGCAGTCTAGTCAGCAGCCCACTAAGTCTTTTATTCAAACCTTACATGAAAACGCCACTACTAAGACAGTTGAAAGTAGCAGTGAGCAAAGTCCTGACATTGCAGATAACTCTCCTGGAGACATAGAATCCcttctaataaaaaaaacaatagagaaAGATGACAGGGAAGCTATTGAAGATGAAGTCAGCAAGGTGTCAAAAGCTGCAGATGTGTTGCTGGGTTCAGGCACAAGAACAGAGCAGGTATCACAGGTTATCGGCAGTTTAGACAGCCCAGTCCTCAGTGCAGTCTTTGTACCTGAGAAGTCAGATGCAGTCAACTCCTCTGAAGGTTCTGATTGGCTCAGAGCTCTGAAGGAGGCAGCCTCCATGTCTCAGATCATTCCAGAGCACAGAGATGAGTCTACCTGTGGATCTACAGAAAACAGGTACATTTcatttgatgtttgtttttaaaatgagagCTTGTGAGGGAAATTGACTTTGTTGCACTCACAGATATGTCAAAAGAAATGTAGTGCTTTTCATTGGCACATTTacaaaaaagtatgttttattcTCATGTGACGTTTTGAGTGAAAATGGAGCCAAGTACAAGTACTACAGCCCATTATCTCCTGAGGGTGACCTCAACAGTGACATCAACTCATGCCCTTTAGGGCAAGAAAGAATCCTTTCATAcccacgcacaaacacacacttggCTTCACATATTTGAGCGCCACACTTGCATGCAAGGAGTTTTCATTGAGACAAACAAATGTGAGCAaaatttcttgttta encodes:
- the tacc2 gene encoding uncharacterized protein tacc2 isoform X2, which codes for MQSWRDYFCKPCSASVTSPQEDMEYRMGSCIGVARSQEGAPDNVVLFPPEETQSDMAAVHTDKVSTLKEKSATAENGSVHTDSVKAEAQVSADEEEKLRRQEEEDKEELEFPHDLLPSIDLDLSTELNLTWGTSLGCEQGSLGEMKNEAVALGGTANPLLAGLEHYMEASPPVVGLMKSCDGDEVSAETASLAQAHLSSESQQHVPSLSPLAAQMDYELQEALRECEDEMAALGISSHADTWTAGDLDRFYSVSDDKNQTEKAEVEKDFGSSSHKPAEFHEGCHGNEGAHTNDSTAGEEGVFSFRDYLLGRKQSNTCAAGAEDVKNIEDITENHTEEASQLSKAEQQKKSEIETKIDTAENIAGQQKTHTIWTGTQTTSEIDAEKETLTQDQSIQDICSLKNTLEGESSQDEDGINVIATQRETGIIQETNPSNEEVRSSEKAAQMIQNSDEIKIETHSQLISDLLACPSTQTAKHSGHTLHLEAKISIQPNIQKQVESGTHQQISGPIETNTKVGSSLDHQRQELGLPEQLSPEGKQLICSPPPEREAHLSLAEAPPALLLDSPEGPEQNDNQNQTDGPCKSISEGETIHHNHCTTGEVKHEKNVSAVVIDFCQATTAPEHEPIGRCDLETYPLEQENGPPLGGGAGALAPLWGNSHALSRAGAEEEEEEESALEWASAESTASTLLQITPMMPEMIESEGEKKRGEAFQSAAIILQAAERESAVLEANESPSSEETLSEFIAEKGQECTSVIFPDIKCSPVQKEEATEESCGNSTESEGKGGGLQIALSPAGDKDTGTVGTEDKALVTYSSPGVLGTCDWKVETSRSKERKGESEEEGKKASEGGAQNAAHAGRVSQTEAATETCPSHRITASPMATQDQSDLIHPVTAGTAPFPLTINRINDCDSISPPPPLSHINSTKTEAQREEEANLNRSPIASGADLPGSDRSLPPAASLENECLSEQANDQQVQCSSQTRTASCDTSVKTETQQQKQEITPTSEDTSRSTKLQINMRDIAASCTKMEGSPKGMQSSFENQNDTTLKCQMTECASLPPLMVFESLHHPVKEASFNFKGFLSISKPALPPQTELTTGQRNTDLDGAENEPTASEEEGKEKNGKQRENVEITFNESKDCREMTSTSQMQGATTVKLGENVNVNISSCEDDGKVTDENPDVSKRNPVSSLSAAGETTCITEDKDVVNETLEAIEVSKEKQENKEYLNATQTTTNNTNESASTEKNSVLLPDVSPQGGRNSSPAVDGEQADMTVSEGVEQRHTEILLATKKKLDEETDESKGCGLPEAGDIELTCPGNSENLVNDSREHESNPEKYTREVESKVKTSSMSPAAAPYIDSMCHCTQPDKKSNTEQLTTISEMQFLSKADKCDDMLPYQTESQFSNEMMKNDAADAGDKTVPSLPAAETTVPAQRDLSSATTQSTNSDARDVSVIVLKAPGPMLSHCESVNDCDIAVAGPGEDCSVNCVCDSDTEIAINITDKSNQQLDVNEEMLRSQNADDLLYSVGVSTQEIAASSGNHLLTTDRPVQAGDSPLMLKNPDIVVNAKMKQNDRYKGVGELEVVRKEKSEGHLNSVHDNDLCNAPTNATTENEVINKDTSEEFKHLKGGEDNKETKEKSNAKNETSASQEEGNEQKNGKQRNKGTRKEQVVMHIKEQKHNREETNSCETSCADEMLNSQPALTMQPSPNDEIKCDSLLMHLEDNLVVTLLTEEPVQHVSDNVKINKSVSKGSSQVKGGKLNREFVQENEVQNLKFIAEKDSKKSTNTSQEQKETAAKEKADQTQGENQTLINLFDLSGEKKLLDETIPRGKLQSSPMPDPGLSSEGIIEEALGCRGALTDKSPPVVDHTLSTLVNTSPERDHTQDPRCLSQPDLAFSQSQELQLQQKFMSAPEEMLSVSKGNVLENAETNSHANAEASEKQEKVVMHCSAEAPRSLNSTSESAMTEGYDKDFAEFNICPENEKKTIQTIDLNGGKFPVCGENNSNEIQTQSAPNMSVTASSASETLEVKLVIEATEAKEPAISASQESVSKHADCIKSQVSADEHGNVWNEIPDTKKGSEFPVNHSSGFSVIPTLSHHEAGLKTEEKCLDSVTTGNTEIRSDSMSDVAQMFTAEPSQIQQEKEFIFQSSDCQLSTTTSSASVLQKSIKEEKEISVDQAPTDALEPNTPISTPHSETAAWRMEQLNKHLSEQFPDGAQNTEEQNTQCSEQQLQHVRTCLDTENTTSSMKEDTISNYVQQREGIQEKSSKQMAHEEKNKAIAKDHIEISKGAEPKSSQSIIEESISKENQSKLEEQSLFSPDEAIVDNVDQQIEEVSNGSQTEMKEAVPMLYPETSVCLLTDPQDSLQSPPAVNQQSSQQPTKSFIQTLHENATTKTVESSSEQSPDIADNSPGDIESLLIKKTIEKDDREAIEDEVSKVSKAADVLLGSGTRTEQVSQVIGSLDSPVLSAVFVPEKSDAVNSSEGSDWLRALKEAASMSQIIPEHRDESTCGSTENRPFETFLSPQTDLEFQTPTEEYFPPAPEESFLPAPEESFPPAPEESFPPAPEASFPPAPEESFPPAPEESFPPAPEESFPPAPEENFPPAPEESFTPITKQPEEPPDCRSPLVEAAESSEPVPSPLSPLPQHDTAPALPAHLLQDTVEFPTPPPTPPDRAPPEPQTLPPTPSGLPEAPPAAPVPPQIQQLQHSEPSARSSDSDGAFETPESTTPVKSASPPVPPTEPPCTNSEALSQEHTASTADISASEAQDPNELQSPSRSQSIVFDEDKPIAASGTYNIDRLIVDDSFPESNFGSEPSSRAPLTRSLSLQSGELESPGDKSSGGTSDKPIHPRAESFSIGTESAPGTLRKVKKPRPGSLKKKPLSRQNSNPEHSSPKTVSSGSTPEEKKRGKPQPESPLQTQERPSSSPSPSPSPAGTLRRNRIKSRVESPPPLAEEVTVSSISSQLQPVLPDPVTEVPAVPDEESPIPPSASYKWDPDNFENIDPFHTGGSKVANSPVLGRKADFTSVSDTSVAVEEPRASSPAKEQPINTEEQPITKRQPVRLEFDYSEDSGEAPRSTPPPKNLGKKSGAKMPIRKPKLGIKKAPPPQTEQLDNAPVPALSNDIDDIPIPKGSYNFDPNKWDDPNFNPFSSSTGIPNSPHLSSGSYNFDSDSFDDSINPFKSSKKMGNLPPKAASFDKSSNDNENENDNIVELEDHNQNKPAKNKKKPLKSKSSNVSSLCCFFNTFRVKKSPKRTQITEPSAQCCPVCSPLSPSTSHTHNHLQEDSPDANPEPSQDHATDEEKLASSTNQKWTRHDVEVELNSDPQDFPQPTDFTAFVNENSLPAQSDVTDYEIEYMEKIGSSAPPLSVKKPTLYLKLDSVTDSPKKTSNMQDSEPNSPCTGSFEEMEAQISQGKSPVLPPRGAHDSMASEKSRKRDSQSQSRTQSNERDGASPIQGPMDPSDLPLLDRLSDSPAPLSYLEPDLAETNPTAFAQKLQEELVLAALRIEALQVAKNISQSPTLSSVSPQSRLKKPSPRRWNLNGSRMAKKTAGKSTQTDSKLCRRTSRIPQQRETASPADSGVSKSSLYSRTGYIEGESPHLPCDMDHSLGIAREEIVVKEKETMEWKRKYEESRREVEEMRRIVMEYEKTIAEMIEGEQREKTLSHHTIQQLILEKDQALADLNSVEKSLADLFRRYEKMKDVLEGFRKNEDVLKKCAQEYLSRVRKEEQRYHALKIHAEEKLDKANSEIAQVRAKAKQEQAAYQASLRKEQMKVDSLERTLEQKNKEIEELTKICDELIAKMGKS